In Verrucomicrobiota bacterium, the following are encoded in one genomic region:
- a CDS encoding ATP-binding protein, whose translation MLISSGPLGNIEEILNTFQDESGGPGQILIHATPQGDYNLLYINSDASKIFDMPRIGIRDPHLHWQDIPQSLATYLHEIFANINADEAPSSPIFELEDRSFSVTFMKHREDHADGIHYWFFFCFNEITSWISLQEEVMNARRLESIGGLASGVAHDFNNLILAIQGYAEYLTMTKNHDAETKKALQQIMQACANGTSLTRSLLGYSRRQSLSMGNLNLAELVHDVINLTRRSYGPRYQLKIDETISNKDKTDAPQIYGCYSALSHTFLNILNNARDSMKDGGIIHITHEKDSEYIYLSITDEGSGISPEHIKKIFEPFYTTKDKGAGTGLGLSLVQGIMQQHGGMVGIESKIDRGTTVKLGWPHYHEMNQGDDSNSKVATQSIVKAKVQPPPPVRPGDKPDSAFLIEDDPIVLGSVNSLLKLQKIRAHQFSSPSEALEEIGLGNYPSLIIVDYTMPEMDGKQFIRSAYEIFKSFDEMPSVRIILMSGYPPEHFDEFIEECTDFPIYLIQKPFSYQTLESLISTRQKRFLRKITTRVQIDPQKLHSIRQARKNAK comes from the coding sequence ATGTTAATTTCAAGCGGACCTCTCGGAAACATCGAAGAAATACTCAACACCTTTCAGGATGAAAGTGGCGGCCCTGGCCAGATTCTAATTCATGCTACACCTCAAGGTGACTACAACTTACTCTATATCAACAGCGACGCCTCCAAAATTTTTGACATGCCTAGGATCGGCATCCGAGATCCGCACCTACACTGGCAAGACATACCCCAAAGTCTTGCAACTTATTTGCATGAGATTTTTGCCAACATCAATGCAGATGAAGCACCCTCTTCCCCTATATTTGAGCTTGAAGATCGCTCCTTTTCTGTAACTTTCATGAAACATCGCGAGGATCACGCTGATGGCATTCACTACTGGTTCTTTTTCTGCTTCAACGAGATTACTTCTTGGATCAGCTTGCAGGAAGAAGTCATGAACGCTCGCCGACTGGAAAGTATAGGTGGCCTAGCAAGCGGCGTAGCTCATGACTTTAATAACCTCATCCTTGCCATTCAGGGTTATGCCGAATACCTCACCATGACCAAGAACCATGATGCTGAAACCAAAAAAGCTCTACAGCAAATCATGCAAGCCTGCGCAAATGGGACCTCGCTCACTCGCAGTCTCCTTGGCTACTCGCGCCGCCAATCACTTTCCATGGGCAACCTGAACCTAGCAGAGCTTGTCCATGATGTCATAAACCTAACAAGGCGCTCTTACGGACCACGTTACCAACTTAAAATAGATGAAACCATAAGCAATAAAGACAAAACAGATGCCCCTCAAATTTACGGCTGCTACTCAGCGCTCAGCCATACATTCCTCAATATTTTGAACAATGCCCGGGATTCCATGAAAGATGGCGGCATCATTCACATTACTCATGAAAAAGATTCCGAATACATCTATCTTTCCATCACAGATGAAGGCTCCGGCATTTCACCGGAACACATAAAGAAAATCTTTGAGCCCTTTTACACCACCAAAGATAAAGGTGCTGGCACAGGTTTAGGCCTTTCGCTTGTTCAAGGCATTATGCAGCAGCATGGTGGTATGGTGGGCATTGAATCAAAAATAGACCGCGGCACGACCGTCAAACTGGGTTGGCCACACTACCATGAAATGAATCAAGGGGATGATAGCAACTCCAAAGTAGCCACCCAGTCTATAGTTAAAGCAAAAGTCCAACCACCCCCACCTGTGAGGCCCGGTGACAAACCAGATAGTGCTTTCCTGATCGAAGACGATCCCATTGTCCTAGGTTCTGTCAACAGCTTACTCAAACTGCAAAAGATCCGAGCCCACCAGTTTAGCTCTCCTTCCGAAGCTCTTGAAGAAATAGGTCTAGGCAACTACCCATCACTCATTATCGTTGACTACACCATGCCAGAAATGGACGGCAAACAATTTATCCGTAGCGCCTACGAAATCTTTAAATCCTTCGATGAGATGCCAAGTGTGCGCATTATTCTGATGAGTGGTTACCCGCCGGAACATTTTGATGAATTTATCGAGGAATGCACTGACTTCCCCATCTACCTCATCCAGAAGCCCTTTAGCTACCAAACCCTTGAAAGCCTAATAAGCACTCGACAAAAACGCTTCCTGCGTAAAATCACCACTCGGGTGCAAATCGACCCCCAAAAATTACATTCTATCAGACAAGCAAGAAAAAACGCTAAGTAG
- a CDS encoding ACT domain-containing protein — MQNSIVMTVIGPDSSGIVDRLASMVREEGGNWLESRLIHLGGQFAGVVRVDIPKESEEAFKGRIAGLKTYGLKVEIHEDQQEVVPESNARVIDIELIGQDRPGIISQIAGALTEMGANIEELNSQCVSAAMSGEELFEAEITITVSPDCSLEIVRERLEKIASDLMVDLEFDEAT, encoded by the coding sequence ATGCAGAACTCCATCGTCATGACAGTAATAGGCCCTGATTCGTCAGGAATAGTAGATCGGCTTGCGTCCATGGTTCGCGAGGAAGGAGGCAATTGGTTAGAGAGTCGGTTGATTCATTTAGGAGGACAGTTTGCAGGTGTAGTGAGGGTTGATATACCGAAGGAAAGCGAAGAGGCTTTTAAAGGGCGTATCGCAGGGCTTAAGACATATGGTCTCAAGGTAGAGATTCATGAGGACCAGCAAGAGGTAGTCCCTGAATCAAATGCCAGAGTGATTGATATAGAGCTTATAGGACAAGATCGCCCCGGGATTATAAGCCAGATCGCGGGTGCTTTGACAGAGATGGGAGCAAATATTGAAGAGCTAAATTCTCAGTGCGTGAGTGCGGCGATGAGTGGGGAAGAACTCTTTGAAGCGGAAATAACCATCACGGTTTCACCCGATTGTAGTTTAGAGATTGTGCGTGAGCGGCTGGAAAAGATAGCCTCTGATTTGATGGTGGATTTAGAGTTTGATGAGGCTACTTAG
- a CDS encoding prohibitin family protein, with the protein MNQRPTDLYELNTFAPKIVAVIVVVVILGFLGTQAFHVVDPGTRGVSVTLGKVNPQFLPEGFSMKIPVIEKIYNISVKQITIPGEAVSFSSDLQTVKVAYNVLFRIPETQLVELFRKYSGSRAEDYYRYLIEPRVQESIKQVASQYKAENIVKNRPEVKSLAQESLVEAMESLMEIRDLVITNIDLTDELEAAIERKQVAEQEAQRKDYELQIAEKDAQIAIVKAEGEAKAIKIRGEALQASPEVIELQIAEKWDGKSPQTVVTGNGGANVLLPLR; encoded by the coding sequence ATGAATCAAAGACCAACTGACCTTTATGAACTAAATACTTTTGCCCCTAAGATTGTCGCCGTGATTGTTGTGGTGGTGATTTTAGGATTTTTGGGCACTCAAGCCTTCCATGTGGTAGATCCTGGTACTAGAGGAGTTTCTGTAACATTGGGTAAAGTGAACCCCCAGTTCTTGCCAGAAGGATTTTCCATGAAAATTCCCGTGATCGAGAAGATCTATAATATTTCAGTCAAGCAAATTACCATACCTGGTGAAGCAGTGAGTTTTTCTAGTGACCTTCAGACAGTAAAGGTTGCTTACAATGTTTTGTTTCGCATTCCTGAAACACAACTGGTTGAATTGTTCCGGAAGTATTCAGGTAGTAGAGCAGAGGATTATTATCGCTATTTGATAGAGCCCAGAGTTCAGGAATCAATCAAACAGGTCGCCTCACAGTACAAGGCTGAGAATATCGTTAAAAACAGGCCAGAAGTTAAAAGTCTGGCCCAAGAAAGTCTTGTGGAAGCGATGGAAAGCCTCATGGAAATTAGGGATCTAGTTATTACAAATATTGACTTAACCGATGAGTTAGAAGCAGCCATTGAGCGCAAACAGGTTGCAGAGCAGGAAGCACAGAGAAAAGACTATGAATTGCAGATAGCGGAGAAAGATGCTCAAATCGCTATTGTAAAGGCTGAAGGCGAAGCCAAGGCCATAAAAATTCGTGGTGAAGCGCTGCAAGCTTCTCCTGAAGTGATTGAATTACAAATAGCGGAGAAGTGGGATGGCAAGTCCCCGCAAACGGTAGTTACCGGTAACGGTGGAGCTAACGTGTTGCTCCCTCTGCGCTAA